In Rubrivirga marina, the following are encoded in one genomic region:
- a CDS encoding YDG/SRA domain-containing protein, whose protein sequence is MFGPVPGVPIGTLFDDRIALSVAGVHRPRRAGICGRATEGAESIILNCAFVDDEDRGATVLYTGSGARHPRTGRQIGDQSLTRSNLALAESARRRLPVRLSRGVGRGVWRPPEAGYRYDGLYTVEDYVADTGADGYRIWRFRLVAVPGAWIGDRG, encoded by the coding sequence GTGTTCGGCCCCGTCCCCGGCGTCCCCATCGGCACCCTGTTCGACGACCGCATCGCCCTGTCGGTCGCCGGCGTCCACCGGCCGCGCCGGGCCGGCATCTGCGGGCGCGCGACCGAAGGCGCCGAGTCGATCATCCTCAACTGCGCGTTCGTCGACGACGAAGACCGCGGGGCGACCGTCCTCTACACGGGCTCCGGCGCGCGGCATCCGCGGACGGGCCGCCAGATCGGCGACCAGTCGCTGACGCGGTCGAACCTCGCGCTGGCGGAGAGCGCCCGGCGGCGCCTCCCGGTCCGCCTGAGCCGCGGCGTCGGGCGCGGCGTGTGGCGCCCGCCCGAGGCCGGCTACCGCTACGACGGCCTCTACACGGTCGAGGACTATGTCGCGGACACGGGCGCCGACGGCTACCGGATCTGGCGCTTCCGGCTGGTGGCCGTGCCCGGCGCGTGGATCGGGGACCGCGGGTAG
- a CDS encoding response regulator, which translates to MASSKASARPADSASPSTPDTGSAADSDGGLCDLSARDLLAVLSAVQRGDFSVRLLVEQGGAVGRVADTLNAIIAQNEEMAAELVRVRDEVGKKGRLAERAALPGASGEWRSMVGCVNELIVDLGQPVAEVERVIGAVAKGDLSQQVDLESEGRPIRGEFLRTAKMVNTMVDQLSSFADEVTRVAREVGTEGKLGGQARVPGVSGTWKDLTDNVNSMADNLTAQVRNIAEVTTAVANGDLGKKITVEVQGEIAELKTTINRMVDQLSSFASEVTRVAREVGTEGQLGGQAEVPGVSGTWKDLTDNVNSMADNLTTQVRNIAEVTTAVANGDLSKKITVEVRGEILELKSTINTMVDQLSSFASEVTRVAREVGTEGKLGGQAEVEGVSGTWKDLTDNVNYMAGDLTTQVRAIAEVTTAVANGDLSKKITVDVKGEILELKNTINTMVDQLSSFASEVTRVAREVGTEGELGGQAKVPGVSGTWKELTDNVNSMANNLTTQVRNIAEVTTAVANGDLSKKITVEVQGEIAELKGTINTMVDQLQSFASEVTRVAREVGTEGELGGQAQVPGVSGTWKDLTDNVNSMADNLTTQVRGIAAVVTAVARGNLDQKLQVEAQGEIAELRDTINAMIDTLATFADQVTTVAREVGVEGQLGGQAEVPGASGTWRDLTDNVNRLAANLTTQVRAITEVTTAVAAGDLSKKITVEAAGEVADLKDNVNEMIRNLKDTTRKNQEQDWLKTSLTKFTQLLQGQKELHTVSKMILSELAPLVDMQHGAFYTAERDPGEPESEATLKLVATYAYRERRGISNRFQVGEGLVGQCALEKERILITDVPDDYVQINSGLGAAPPRNIVVLPVLFEGEVKAVLELASFHRFNKNHLTFLDQLTESIGIVLNSIEANMRTETLLSQSQGLTQELQSQQEELQQTNRRLEEQARSLRESEELLREQQDELQGTNVELEQKARQLADQNAEVERKNAEIEQARAALEDKAEQLALTSKYKSEFLANMSHELRTPLNSMLILSRMLAENPAGVLTPKQVEYAETIHSSGSDLLGLINEILDLSKIESGAMPVEVERLRLGDVADETDRTFREVANDRGLAFEIAVADGAPASIETDPKRLQQVLKNLLSNAFKFTHEGSVALRVAPADGVRFRTAGLRAADRVVGFAVEDTGIGIEPDKQRVIFEAFQQADGSVDRTYGGTGLGLSISREIARLLGGEIHLTSTPGEGSTFTLYLPVAYTAPTFARGAEAGDDDTVDGAVAAAMGDGVAGPAPDGPNETPEDPAEADGVSQPEAGGSDEPTDAPAAPSAGREAPDEPTSRATEPASSDGVSPATAQPGDDAVEVATLRALPRHVADDRDAIGPDDSVLLIVEDDPAFAGILVEIAQEKGFKAVVEEHAEGALDAVRRYGPAAITLDMHLPGMHGLTLLDRLKSRPETRHIPVQIVSVSDALPRRERKGALAPLQKPVERAAVSAGIDRAGDLAGRPVKRLLVIEDDETQRRLVEELVGGEDVEVVAVGSGREGIEALGGGSFDCVVVDLGLPDMGGLDFIEHVRGELGQTELPLVVHTGRDLEEGEAQRLGALAEAVIVKDVGAFDRLLDETALYLHRDERRLSDAQRERLARRHRPEATLAGQKVLIVDDDVRNIFALQSLLEEHKMDVVYAENGRDGIATLEEAGDVDVVLMDIMMPGMDGYQTTRAIREIDRFRDLPIIAVTAKAMKGDREKCLAAGASDYLTKPVNVDQLVSLLRVWVGTGD; encoded by the coding sequence ATGGCTTCCTCGAAAGCGTCGGCGCGTCCCGCCGACTCCGCCTCGCCGTCCACGCCCGACACGGGCTCAGCGGCAGACTCCGACGGCGGTCTCTGCGACCTGAGTGCCCGCGACCTCTTGGCGGTCCTCTCCGCCGTTCAGCGAGGCGACTTCTCGGTCCGCCTCCTTGTCGAGCAGGGCGGGGCCGTAGGCCGCGTGGCCGACACGCTCAACGCCATCATCGCGCAGAATGAGGAGATGGCGGCCGAACTGGTCCGCGTCCGCGACGAGGTCGGTAAGAAGGGGCGGCTGGCCGAGCGGGCCGCCCTCCCCGGCGCGTCCGGCGAGTGGCGGAGCATGGTCGGCTGCGTCAACGAGCTGATCGTCGACCTCGGGCAGCCCGTCGCCGAGGTCGAGCGGGTCATCGGCGCCGTCGCCAAGGGCGACCTCTCGCAGCAGGTCGACCTCGAGTCGGAGGGCCGCCCGATCCGCGGCGAGTTCCTGCGGACGGCCAAAATGGTCAACACGATGGTCGACCAGCTCTCGTCGTTCGCCGACGAGGTCACGCGCGTCGCCCGCGAGGTGGGCACCGAGGGGAAGCTGGGCGGCCAGGCCCGGGTGCCCGGCGTGTCCGGGACGTGGAAGGACCTGACGGACAACGTGAACTCGATGGCCGACAACCTCACGGCCCAGGTCCGGAACATCGCCGAGGTCACGACGGCCGTCGCGAATGGCGACCTCGGCAAGAAGATCACCGTCGAGGTCCAGGGCGAGATCGCCGAGCTCAAGACGACGATCAACCGGATGGTCGACCAGCTCTCGTCGTTCGCCTCGGAGGTCACACGTGTGGCGCGGGAGGTCGGCACGGAGGGGCAGCTCGGTGGGCAGGCCGAGGTCCCGGGTGTCAGCGGCACGTGGAAGGACCTGACCGACAACGTGAACTCGATGGCCGACAACCTGACGACGCAGGTCCGGAACATCGCCGAGGTGACCACGGCCGTCGCCAACGGCGACCTGTCGAAGAAGATCACCGTCGAGGTCCGCGGCGAGATCCTCGAGCTCAAGAGCACGATCAACACGATGGTCGACCAACTCTCGTCGTTCGCCTCCGAGGTGACCCGTGTGGCGCGGGAGGTGGGGACAGAGGGCAAGCTGGGCGGGCAGGCCGAGGTCGAGGGCGTCTCCGGGACGTGGAAGGACCTGACCGACAACGTCAACTACATGGCCGGCGACCTGACGACCCAGGTCCGCGCCATCGCTGAGGTCACGACGGCCGTCGCGAACGGCGACCTGTCCAAGAAGATCACCGTCGACGTCAAGGGCGAGATCCTGGAGCTGAAGAACACCATCAACACGATGGTCGACCAGCTGAGCTCGTTCGCGTCGGAGGTCACGCGGGTGGCCCGCGAGGTGGGCACGGAGGGCGAGCTCGGCGGGCAGGCCAAGGTGCCGGGTGTGAGCGGCACGTGGAAGGAGCTGACCGACAACGTCAACTCGATGGCGAACAACCTGACCACGCAGGTCCGGAACATCGCCGAGGTGACCACGGCCGTCGCCAACGGCGACCTGTCGAAGAAGATCACCGTCGAGGTCCAGGGCGAGATCGCCGAGCTGAAGGGGACCATCAACACGATGGTGGACCAGCTCCAGAGCTTCGCCTCGGAGGTCACGCGCGTGGCCAGGGAGGTCGGGACGGAGGGCGAGCTCGGTGGGCAGGCGCAGGTCCCGGGCGTCAGCGGGACGTGGAAGGACCTGACGGACAACGTGAACTCGATGGCCGACAACCTCACGACGCAGGTCCGCGGGATCGCGGCGGTCGTGACGGCCGTCGCGCGGGGCAACCTCGACCAGAAGCTCCAGGTCGAGGCGCAGGGCGAGATCGCCGAGCTCCGCGACACGATCAACGCCATGATCGACACGCTCGCGACGTTCGCCGACCAGGTGACGACCGTCGCCCGCGAGGTGGGCGTCGAGGGCCAGCTCGGCGGGCAGGCCGAGGTCCCGGGGGCGAGCGGCACGTGGCGCGACCTGACCGACAACGTGAACCGGCTCGCGGCGAACCTCACGACGCAGGTCCGCGCGATCACCGAGGTCACGACGGCCGTGGCCGCGGGCGACCTGTCCAAGAAGATCACCGTCGAGGCGGCCGGCGAAGTCGCGGATCTCAAGGACAACGTCAACGAGATGATCCGCAACCTCAAGGACACGACGCGGAAAAACCAGGAGCAGGACTGGCTCAAGACGAGCCTGACCAAGTTCACGCAGCTCCTCCAGGGCCAGAAGGAGCTCCACACGGTCTCGAAGATGATCCTCTCCGAGCTGGCACCGCTCGTCGACATGCAGCACGGGGCGTTCTACACGGCCGAGCGCGACCCGGGGGAGCCCGAGTCCGAGGCCACGCTCAAGCTCGTCGCGACCTACGCCTACCGCGAGCGCCGCGGGATCAGCAACCGGTTCCAGGTCGGCGAGGGGCTCGTCGGGCAGTGCGCCCTCGAGAAGGAGCGGATCCTCATCACCGACGTCCCCGACGACTACGTCCAGATCAACTCCGGGCTCGGCGCCGCGCCGCCGCGCAACATCGTGGTGCTGCCGGTCCTGTTCGAGGGCGAGGTCAAGGCCGTCCTCGAACTGGCCTCGTTCCACCGGTTCAACAAGAACCACCTCACGTTCCTCGACCAGTTGACCGAGTCGATCGGGATCGTCCTCAACTCGATCGAGGCCAACATGCGGACGGAGACGCTGCTCTCGCAGTCGCAGGGCCTCACGCAGGAGCTCCAGAGCCAGCAGGAGGAGCTCCAGCAGACGAACCGGCGGCTCGAAGAGCAGGCCCGCAGCCTCCGCGAGTCCGAGGAGCTCCTCCGCGAGCAGCAGGACGAGCTCCAGGGCACGAACGTCGAGCTCGAGCAGAAGGCCCGCCAGCTGGCCGACCAGAACGCCGAGGTCGAGCGGAAGAACGCCGAGATCGAGCAGGCCCGCGCGGCGCTCGAGGACAAGGCCGAGCAGCTCGCGCTCACCTCGAAGTACAAGAGCGAGTTCCTGGCCAACATGAGCCACGAACTCCGGACGCCGCTCAACTCGATGCTCATCCTCAGCCGGATGCTCGCCGAGAACCCGGCCGGCGTCCTCACGCCGAAGCAGGTCGAGTACGCCGAGACGATCCACTCGTCGGGGAGCGACCTCCTGGGGCTGATCAACGAGATCCTCGACCTCTCGAAGATCGAGTCCGGCGCGATGCCGGTCGAGGTCGAGCGCCTCCGCCTCGGCGACGTGGCCGACGAGACCGACCGGACCTTCCGCGAGGTCGCCAACGACCGCGGGCTGGCCTTCGAGATCGCCGTCGCCGACGGCGCGCCGGCCAGCATCGAGACCGACCCGAAGCGGCTCCAGCAGGTCCTCAAGAACCTCCTGTCGAACGCGTTCAAGTTCACGCACGAGGGCTCGGTCGCGCTCCGCGTGGCGCCGGCCGACGGCGTCCGCTTCCGGACGGCCGGGCTCCGGGCGGCAGACCGCGTCGTCGGGTTCGCTGTCGAGGACACCGGCATCGGGATCGAGCCCGACAAGCAGCGGGTCATCTTCGAGGCGTTCCAGCAGGCCGACGGCTCGGTCGACCGGACCTACGGCGGGACCGGGCTCGGGCTGTCGATCAGCCGCGAGATCGCCCGGCTGCTGGGCGGCGAGATCCACCTGACGAGCACGCCGGGCGAGGGGAGCACCTTCACGCTCTACCTCCCCGTGGCCTACACCGCGCCGACGTTCGCGCGCGGCGCGGAGGCCGGTGACGACGACACGGTCGACGGCGCCGTGGCCGCGGCCATGGGCGACGGCGTGGCCGGCCCCGCGCCCGACGGCCCGAATGAGACCCCGGAGGACCCCGCCGAGGCGGACGGGGTCAGCCAGCCCGAGGCCGGCGGCTCCGACGAGCCCACCGACGCCCCGGCGGCGCCATCGGCCGGAAGGGAGGCTCCGGACGAGCCGACGTCCCGGGCGACCGAGCCCGCCTCGTCCGACGGGGTGAGCCCGGCGACCGCCCAGCCCGGCGACGACGCGGTCGAGGTCGCGACGCTCCGCGCGCTCCCGCGCCACGTCGCCGACGACCGCGACGCCATCGGCCCCGACGACAGCGTGCTCCTCATCGTCGAGGACGACCCAGCGTTCGCGGGCATCCTCGTCGAGATCGCGCAAGAGAAGGGGTTCAAGGCCGTCGTCGAGGAGCACGCCGAGGGCGCGCTCGACGCCGTCCGCCGCTACGGCCCGGCCGCGATCACGCTCGACATGCACCTCCCCGGGATGCACGGGCTCACGCTCCTCGACCGGCTCAAGAGCCGGCCCGAGACGCGGCACATCCCGGTCCAGATCGTCTCCGTCTCGGACGCGCTCCCGCGCCGCGAGCGGAAGGGGGCCCTGGCCCCGCTCCAGAAGCCGGTCGAGCGCGCGGCCGTCAGCGCCGGGATCGACCGGGCCGGCGACCTCGCCGGGCGGCCCGTCAAACGGCTCCTCGTGATCGAGGACGACGAGACGCAGCGCCGGCTCGTGGAAGAGCTCGTCGGCGGCGAGGACGTCGAGGTGGTCGCCGTCGGGAGCGGGCGCGAGGGGATCGAGGCCCTCGGCGGTGGGTCGTTCGACTGCGTCGTGGTCGACCTCGGCCTGCCGGACATGGGCGGGCTCGACTTTATCGAGCACGTCCGCGGCGAGCTCGGGCAGACGGAGCTCCCCCTCGTCGTCCACACCGGGCGGGACCTCGAAGAGGGCGAGGCTCAGCGACTGGGCGCGCTCGCCGAGGCCGTCATCGTCAAGGACGTCGGGGCCTTCGATCGGCTCCTCGACGAGACCGCGCTCTACCTCCACCGCGACGAGCGCCGTCTCTCGGACGCCCAGCGCGAGCGGCTCGCCCGGCGCCACCGGCCCGAGGCCACGCTCGCCGGCCAGAAGGTGCTCATCGTCGACGACGACGTCCGCAACATCTTCGCGCTCCAGAGCCTCCTCGAGGAGCACAAGATGGACGTGGTCTACGCCGAGAACGGCCGCGATGGGATCGCGACGCTGGAGGAGGCCGGCGACGTCGACGTCGTGCTCATGGACATCATGATGCCCGGCATGGACGGGTACCAGACGACGCGCGCGATCCGCGAGATCGACCGATTCCGCGACCTCCCGATCATCGCCGTCACGGCGAAGGCGATGAAGGGCGATCGCGAGAAGTGCCTTGCGGCCGGCGCCAGCGACTACCTCACGAAGCCGGTCAACGTCGACCAGCTCGTGTCGCTCCTCCGCGTCTGGGTCGGCACGGGCGACTGA
- a CDS encoding sensor histidine kinase — translation MPTFPSVEVALDALQTRADDLERQLAEARRGGDVESALDRVWTRALALDHSDETLGVAVAVFDALRELGLPVLQIGLSGQPDGGEAPVWTAGVDADDAPRASHHVTATTGHPVLAAAFAADRADGPVVEPLGRTAFETYLRASLAPYPATYADRVVARSPRAATVYVVAIPAGARQSGPLLALFWERPTDDALRVLERFAVLFGLAYARHQDLQRAEAEARTSRIDAAAERVRAQALAMRRSDDLDGAAAAVFDGLAALGVPARRATLAVVDAESRETTYWSSAAPDAPTTAHVTTIEGHPFYDALWVAWRRQRSLSYILEGDELEAYRARLGEIRADLLDAHPEREREYVHAVAAPSGVLVAFSSRPFSEDTVEVMERLVGAFQVAIERAEGLREAEARAREAEIGASVDRVRAEIASMRTTDDLDRVTPLVWQELTALGVRFFRCAVLIVDAEAEVLRVYLATPDGEPLAAIDLPFGGHPFVETIVAHWRDERVLSGAWAPDEVESWVAFLESNGLDAETARSFADPSESLALHFAPFAQGLLFVGGAAALPPDDGAAVQALADALEVAYARYDDFQRLDARTREVEAALADLRAAQERLVQSEKLASLGQLTAGIAHEIKNPLNFVNNFASLSRDLATELAAELDAEAPDADLVAEILDDLRQNAQRIEQHGRRADAIVRGMMQHARAGQGERAPADLNALVGEHANLAYHGRRAQTSDFDAALQIDLGDDVGQVDVVAQDLGRVVLNLVTNAFDAVTARAQAEAPGYQPTVRVTTRRAGATVEITVEDNGTGIPEDVRRRVFEPFYTTKPAGKGTGLGLSMSHDIVEQGHGGSLDVESTEGEGTAFVITLPA, via the coding sequence ATGCCCACGTTCCCGTCCGTCGAGGTCGCGCTCGACGCGCTCCAGACGCGCGCCGACGACCTCGAGCGCCAGCTCGCCGAGGCTCGCCGAGGCGGCGACGTCGAGTCGGCGCTGGACCGGGTCTGGACGCGGGCGCTCGCGCTCGACCACAGCGACGAGACGCTCGGCGTGGCCGTCGCCGTGTTCGACGCGCTCCGCGAGCTCGGGCTGCCGGTCCTCCAGATCGGCCTGAGCGGCCAGCCCGACGGCGGCGAGGCCCCCGTATGGACCGCCGGTGTCGACGCCGATGACGCGCCACGAGCGTCGCACCACGTGACGGCCACGACGGGGCACCCCGTCCTCGCCGCCGCGTTCGCCGCCGACCGCGCCGACGGGCCCGTCGTCGAGCCGCTCGGGCGGACCGCCTTCGAGACCTACCTGCGCGCGTCGCTCGCACCCTACCCCGCGACCTACGCCGACCGCGTCGTCGCCCGCTCGCCGCGCGCCGCGACAGTCTACGTCGTCGCCATCCCGGCCGGGGCCCGGCAGAGCGGCCCGCTCCTCGCCCTGTTTTGGGAGCGGCCCACCGACGACGCGCTCCGCGTCCTGGAACGGTTCGCCGTCCTGTTCGGCCTGGCCTACGCCCGCCACCAGGACCTCCAGCGCGCCGAGGCCGAGGCCCGGACCTCCCGCATCGACGCCGCCGCCGAGCGCGTGCGCGCGCAGGCCCTCGCGATGCGCCGGAGCGACGACCTCGACGGGGCCGCCGCGGCCGTGTTCGACGGGCTCGCCGCGCTCGGCGTCCCCGCCCGCCGCGCCACCCTCGCCGTCGTCGACGCCGAGAGCCGGGAGACGACCTACTGGTCCTCCGCCGCCCCGGACGCCCCGACGACGGCCCACGTCACGACCATCGAGGGCCACCCGTTCTACGACGCCCTCTGGGTGGCGTGGCGCCGCCAGCGGAGCCTGTCGTACATCCTCGAGGGCGACGAGCTCGAGGCCTACCGGGCCCGCCTCGGTGAGATCCGGGCCGACCTCCTCGACGCCCATCCCGAGCGCGAGCGGGAGTACGTCCACGCCGTTGCCGCCCCGAGCGGCGTCCTCGTGGCGTTCTCCTCGCGGCCGTTCTCCGAGGACACCGTCGAGGTGATGGAGCGGCTGGTCGGCGCGTTCCAGGTCGCCATCGAGCGGGCGGAGGGGCTCCGCGAGGCGGAGGCGCGGGCCCGCGAAGCCGAGATCGGCGCGTCCGTCGACCGCGTCCGCGCCGAGATCGCCTCGATGCGGACGACCGACGACCTCGACCGCGTGACGCCGCTCGTGTGGCAGGAGCTGACGGCCCTCGGCGTCCGGTTCTTCCGCTGCGCCGTGCTCATCGTCGACGCCGAAGCCGAGGTGCTCCGCGTTTACCTCGCCACGCCCGACGGCGAGCCGCTGGCCGCGATCGACCTCCCGTTCGGTGGGCACCCGTTCGTCGAGACCATCGTGGCCCACTGGCGGGACGAGCGCGTGCTCTCCGGGGCCTGGGCGCCCGACGAGGTCGAGAGCTGGGTCGCGTTCCTGGAGTCGAACGGGCTCGACGCCGAGACGGCCCGGTCCTTCGCCGACCCCTCGGAGTCGCTCGCCCTCCACTTCGCCCCGTTCGCCCAGGGCCTCCTGTTCGTCGGCGGCGCCGCGGCGCTCCCACCCGACGACGGCGCCGCCGTGCAGGCCCTCGCCGACGCGCTCGAGGTGGCCTACGCCCGCTACGACGACTTCCAGCGGCTCGACGCCCGGACGCGCGAGGTCGAGGCGGCCCTCGCCGACCTCCGTGCGGCCCAAGAACGGCTCGTCCAGTCCGAGAAGCTGGCGTCGCTGGGCCAGCTCACGGCCGGGATCGCCCACGAGATCAAGAACCCGCTCAACTTCGTCAACAACTTCGCCTCGCTCTCGCGCGACCTCGCGACCGAGTTGGCGGCCGAGCTCGACGCCGAGGCGCCCGACGCCGACCTCGTCGCCGAGATCCTCGACGACCTCCGCCAGAACGCCCAGCGGATCGAGCAGCACGGCCGTCGCGCCGACGCCATCGTCCGCGGGATGATGCAGCACGCGCGCGCCGGCCAGGGCGAGCGCGCGCCGGCCGACCTCAACGCGCTCGTCGGCGAACACGCGAACCTGGCCTACCACGGCCGCCGCGCCCAGACCTCCGACTTCGACGCGGCCCTCCAGATTGACCTCGGCGACGACGTGGGCCAGGTCGACGTCGTCGCCCAAGACCTCGGCCGGGTCGTCCTCAACCTCGTCACGAACGCGTTCGACGCCGTCACGGCCCGCGCCCAGGCCGAGGCCCCGGGGTACCAGCCGACCGTCCGCGTCACGACGCGACGGGCCGGCGCGACCGTCGAGATCACCGTCGAGGACAACGGGACGGGCATCCCCGAGGACGTCCGGCGGCGCGTGTTCGAGCCGTTCTACACGACGAAGCCGGCCGGCAAGGGCACCGGCCTCGGCCTCTCGATGAGCCACGACATCGTGGAGCAGGGCCACGGTGGCTCGCTCGACGTTGAGAGCACCGAGGGCGAGGGGACGGCGTTCGTCATCACGCTCCCCGCCTGA